One stretch of Pirellulales bacterium DNA includes these proteins:
- a CDS encoding EutN/CcmL family microcompartment protein: MFLAKVTGSVVATQKAATMTGHKLLIVEPYRIDAANRDRLVTTGRTFVAVDTVGAGQDEFVLIVQGSSARLTPETKNLPVDAAIIGIVDMVHVDQQCVFNRERG; this comes from the coding sequence ATGTTCCTCGCCAAAGTAACCGGCAGCGTCGTGGCCACGCAGAAGGCGGCAACGATGACGGGCCACAAGCTGCTCATCGTCGAGCCTTACCGCATCGACGCCGCCAACCGCGACCGGCTGGTGACGACCGGGCGAACGTTTGTGGCTGTCGACACCGTCGGGGCCGGACAAGACGAGTTTGTGTTGATCGTGCAAGGCTCCAGTGCCCGACTGACGCCGGAAACGAAGAACTTGCCCGTCGATGCCGCCATCATCGGCATCGTCGACATGGTACACGTCGATCAGCAGTGCGTTTTCAATCGAGAGAGAGGTTGA
- a CDS encoding EutN/CcmL family microcompartment protein: MRICKVFGTVTLNRSHPSLTGACLRLAAPLTLDELAGHKEPAAEELVVYDELGAGLGSLIAISEGGEAAQPFYPDMKPVDAYNGAVLDSVDVRRP; this comes from the coding sequence ATGCGAATTTGCAAAGTATTTGGCACCGTGACGCTCAATCGCTCGCATCCGAGCCTGACAGGCGCATGCCTGCGCTTGGCGGCGCCGCTGACGCTCGATGAACTGGCGGGCCACAAGGAACCAGCGGCAGAAGAGTTGGTGGTGTACGACGAGCTGGGGGCCGGACTGGGCAGCCTGATCGCCATCAGCGAAGGCGGCGAGGCGGCCCAGCCGTTTTATCCCGACATGAAACCGGTCGATGCCTACAACGGGGCGGTCCTTGACTCAGTGGACGTGAGACGGCCATGA
- a CDS encoding class II aldolase/adducin family protein, with protein sequence MPPLHKLKEEICDIGRRLYNKGFAAGNDGNISYRLGENEVLCTPTFISKGFMKPDDLCVVDLQGNQISGRRKRSSEILLHLTIMRERPDVKSVVHCHPPHATAFAVAREPIPQCVLPEVEVFLGDVPITKYETPGGQAFADTVLPFVHKASVIILANHGTVSYGDTIEHAYWWTEVLDSYCRILLLARDLGRVNYLNEQHTRELLDFKTRLGFTDPRLTPAMENCDICANDVFRDSWQQTGVERKAFDAPPPLRTKSNSQPVSTNGEQEALVQAITERVMAALSGKR encoded by the coding sequence ATGCCTCCCCTGCACAAGCTTAAAGAAGAAATCTGCGACATCGGCCGGCGGCTCTACAACAAGGGCTTCGCGGCCGGCAACGACGGCAACATCAGCTATCGCCTGGGCGAGAACGAGGTGCTCTGCACGCCCACGTTCATCTCCAAAGGCTTCATGAAGCCCGACGATCTGTGCGTCGTCGATTTGCAAGGCAATCAGATCAGCGGCCGCCGCAAGCGGAGCAGCGAGATTTTGCTGCACCTGACGATCATGCGCGAGCGGCCCGACGTGAAGAGCGTGGTGCATTGCCATCCGCCACACGCCACGGCGTTCGCGGTGGCCCGCGAGCCGATTCCGCAGTGTGTGTTGCCCGAAGTCGAGGTTTTCTTGGGCGACGTGCCGATCACCAAATATGAAACGCCCGGCGGGCAGGCCTTCGCCGACACGGTGCTCCCCTTCGTCCACAAAGCCAGCGTCATCATTCTGGCGAATCACGGCACGGTGAGCTACGGCGACACGATCGAGCACGCCTACTGGTGGACCGAGGTGCTCGATTCATACTGCCGCATCTTGTTGTTGGCCCGCGATCTGGGCCGCGTGAACTATCTCAACGAACAACACACCCGCGAGCTGCTCGACTTCAAGACACGACTAGGCTTCACCGACCCGCGCTTGACGCCGGCCATGGAAAACTGTGACATCTGCGCCAACGACGTTTTCCGCGATAGCTGGCAGCAGACCGGCGTCGAGCGCAAAGCGTTCGACGCCCCGCCGCCGCTGCGGACCAAGAGTAACTCGCAGCCTGTATCGACCAATGGCGAGCAGGAAGCGTTGGTGCAAGCGATTACGGAGCGAGTGATGGCCGCGCTGAGTGGAAAAAGGTAA
- a CDS encoding EutN/CcmL family microcompartment protein, translating into MQLGTVVGTATSTIKHRSMDGWKLLVVQLLAADGRSPDGEPVLAVDSLGAGRGDRVLLTSEGNATKELLKSETTPVRWCVIGIPD; encoded by the coding sequence ATGCAATTAGGCACCGTCGTCGGCACCGCGACTTCGACCATCAAGCACCGCTCGATGGACGGCTGGAAGCTGTTGGTCGTGCAGTTGCTGGCGGCCGACGGTCGCTCGCCCGACGGCGAGCCGGTGCTGGCCGTCGATAGCCTGGGTGCCGGCCGGGGCGACCGCGTGCTGCTGACCAGTGAAGGCAATGCGACGAAGGAACTGTTGAAGAGCGAGACGACGCCCGTCCGCTGGTGCGTGATAGGAATACCTGACTGA
- a CDS encoding aldehyde dehydrogenase family protein, with the protein MQATETLIRSVVEQVLAQMGNGQASATPMRRGFDGRYGIFTCVDEAVAAATAAFRKLSDATIEQRKRAIDHIRRISIDQCVELGTMEMEETKIGRLAHKIEKLKTLGERTPGVEFMRSEVFSGDHGLAVIEHAPFGVIGAITPVTHSLPTITGNAVSMIAGGNTLVVNPHPAGKKVAAEGVRRFNEAIYRDLGIDNLICVIAEPTLETAQAIFKHRGVKLICVTGGPAVARAAMNSGKRAIVAGPGNPPVVVDETADLDRAARAIIEGGAYDNNLLCIGEKEVFVVAEVFDEMMSAMERAGAVRLNAREVEALTKVAITTVGEGDHKHDVPAKEYLGQDAAVLARGIGKQVPHNVELLYGETDESNPFVPVEQMMPFLPFVRVRDFDEAVEKAKFYEHGFRHTAMIHSNSVRNMTKMGRALDTTLFVKNGPCMASLGLGGEGYLSFSIATPTGEGVTTPLTFTRERRCSMIDDLRII; encoded by the coding sequence ATGCAAGCCACCGAAACCCTGATCCGCAGCGTCGTCGAACAAGTGCTGGCCCAGATGGGCAACGGCCAAGCGTCGGCCACGCCCATGCGCCGCGGCTTTGACGGCCGATACGGCATCTTCACCTGCGTCGACGAAGCGGTCGCCGCCGCCACCGCCGCCTTCCGAAAACTTTCGGATGCGACGATCGAGCAGCGCAAACGGGCCATCGACCATATCCGCCGCATCTCGATCGACCAGTGCGTCGAGCTGGGCACGATGGAGATGGAAGAGACCAAGATCGGCCGGCTGGCACACAAGATCGAGAAGCTCAAGACGCTCGGCGAGCGCACGCCCGGCGTGGAGTTCATGCGGAGCGAAGTGTTCAGCGGCGACCACGGCCTGGCCGTCATCGAGCACGCTCCCTTCGGAGTGATCGGAGCGATCACGCCGGTGACGCATTCGTTGCCCACCATCACCGGCAATGCGGTGAGCATGATCGCCGGCGGCAACACGCTGGTGGTCAATCCGCATCCCGCCGGCAAGAAGGTGGCGGCCGAAGGCGTGCGGCGATTCAACGAAGCCATCTATCGCGATTTGGGCATCGACAACCTGATCTGCGTCATCGCCGAGCCGACGCTCGAAACGGCCCAGGCCATCTTCAAGCACCGCGGCGTCAAGCTGATCTGCGTCACCGGCGGGCCGGCCGTGGCCAGGGCGGCGATGAACAGTGGAAAACGGGCGATCGTGGCCGGGCCGGGCAATCCGCCCGTCGTCGTCGATGAGACGGCCGATCTCGACCGCGCGGCGCGGGCGATCATCGAAGGTGGGGCCTACGACAACAACCTGTTGTGCATCGGCGAGAAAGAAGTGTTCGTGGTGGCCGAAGTGTTCGACGAGATGATGTCGGCCATGGAACGCGCAGGCGCGGTGCGGCTCAATGCCCGTGAGGTCGAAGCATTGACCAAGGTGGCCATCACCACGGTCGGCGAAGGCGACCACAAGCACGACGTGCCGGCCAAGGAGTATCTGGGGCAAGACGCGGCGGTGCTGGCCCGCGGCATCGGCAAGCAGGTGCCGCACAACGTAGAGTTGCTCTACGGTGAGACGGACGAATCGAACCCGTTTGTGCCGGTCGAGCAGATGATGCCGTTTCTGCCGTTCGTTCGCGTGCGCGACTTCGACGAAGCGGTCGAGAAGGCGAAGTTCTACGAGCACGGCTTCCGGCACACGGCCATGATTCATTCCAACAGCGTGCGAAACATGACCAAGATGGGCCGCGCGCTCGACACGACGTTGTTCGTCAAGAACGGCCCCTGCATGGCGTCGCTGGGCCTGGGTGGCGAAGGCTATTTGTCGTTCTCCATCGCCACGCCCACCGGCGAAGGCGTGACCACGCCTTTGACATTTACACGAGAACGTCGCTGCTCGATGATCGACGACCTGCGAATTATTTGA